Proteins from a single region of Chryseomicrobium sp. FSL W7-1435:
- the sufU gene encoding Fe-S cluster assembly sulfur transfer protein SufU: MSINSNLDQLYRQVIMDHYKNPRNKGSLGEEAVTVDMNNPTCGDRIHLTLQVEEGIITDAKFDGEGCSISMSSASMMTQAVKGKTVEEAMKLSEIFSDMMIGKDYDDSIDLEDIEALSGVSKFPARIKCATLSWKAMEKGVQQQNTGMEE, from the coding sequence ATGTCTATTAATTCAAATTTAGATCAACTTTATCGTCAAGTTATCATGGATCACTATAAAAATCCGCGTAACAAAGGTTCACTTGGGGAAGAAGCGGTCACGGTTGATATGAACAACCCTACTTGTGGTGACCGAATTCATTTGACACTACAAGTAGAAGAAGGCATTATCACAGATGCCAAGTTTGATGGAGAAGGCTGTTCGATCTCCATGTCTTCTGCTTCCATGATGACCCAAGCAGTCAAAGGCAAAACGGTTGAAGAGGCTATGAAGCTCTCTGAAATATTCTCAGACATGATGATTGGGAAAGACTATGATGATTCCATCGATTTAGAAGATATAGAAGCATTAAGTGGTGTCTCTAAATTTCCAGCACGTATTAAATGTGCAACGCTTTCTTGGAAAGCAATGGAAAAAGGGGTGCAGCAGCAAAATACAGGAATGGAGGAATAA